In Asterias rubens chromosome 10, eAstRub1.3, whole genome shotgun sequence, the following proteins share a genomic window:
- the LOC117296083 gene encoding 28S ribosomal protein S30, mitochondrial-like, translating to MAASMCRRLTLLPRRISLFSPHNFVQFAKCEYSTVEPATEELVEVPQAKYPPIIPPFHGKTKESEEYRTQAAIAELNARPTAKDMIYELSKQQKWHYIINPTCFHNSFLNLYKHCMKTVMVDSLPEQLEELAKTEEVEEVATRLKPHVIDCILQEHLYTYRHRGDLVKRDYHVGKQTMENVMRVMLTGLSADMPHLRDGETDEDVNVKAFWKRDTTRFQFIGTQLFAIRSKDPLPEFISRDSELSVGEVPSWPYAPENVSVFKRHINPDCFPGYKVGNPYNFGHTQIYVPSFDRLRCKKQNLLEDVLMGCGLSASFGWLHSLAMYNMFNPYKDLTQPMTCQTIVTNGSKFSFFCYQLNTLGLSERSHDNPLRNVCWHTEDLSLYGDIKDGKVRDFNNEVLKMMVAFLMKRTVSP from the exons atggcggcctCCATGTGCAGACGTCTCACGCTGCTGCCTCGacgaatttcactgttttcaccCCATAATTTCGTCCAGTTTGCTAAATGTGAGTACTCAACCGTAGAGCCAGCCACCGAGGAACTTGTGGAGGTTCCTCAGGCGAAATATCCACCGATAATTCCTCCATTTCACGGCAAAACTAAAGAGTCGGAAGAGTACCGAACTCAAGCCGCGATCGCGGAATTGAACGCAAGACCAACGGCAAAGGACATGATCTACGAACTTAGCAAGCAACAGAAATGGCACTATATTATCAACCCAACATGCTTCCACAATAGCTTTCTTAACTTGTACAAGCACTGTATGAAGACGGTCATGGTGGACAGCTTACCGGAGCAGTTGGAAGAGCTCGCCAAAACCGAGGAGGTGGAGGAGGTTGCGACGAGACTGAAACCTCACGTCATTGATTGCATTCTACAGGAACACCTCTACACCTACAGACACAGGGGGGATCTGGTGAAGAGAGATTACCACGTTGGAAAACAGACCATGGAAAATGTTATGCGTGTAATGTTGACGGGACTCTCTGCTGATATGCCGCATTTACGGGACGGAGAAACGGATGAGGATGTCAACGTGAAGGCATTCTGGAAAAGAGACACGACTAGGTTTCAATTCATTGGAACGCAGCTGTTTGCAATCAGATCAAAAGACCCTTTACCAGAG TTTATTAGCAGAGATAGTGAGCTGTCTGTTGGAGAGGTGCCATCATGGCCATACGCTCCTGAGAATGTCAGTGTATTCAAGCGGCATATCAATCCAGATTGCTTTCCAG GGTACAAAGTGGGAAATCCCTACAACTTTGGTCACACTCAGATCTACGTTCCGTCCTTCGATCGACTACGATGCAAAAAGCAGAATCTCTTGGAAGACGTGTTGATGGGTTGTGGATTGAGTGCGTCGTTCGGTTGGCTCCATTCACTTGCTATGTATAACA TGTTTAATCCGTACAAAGATCTAACGCAGCCGATGACCTGTCAGACGATCGTGACCAACGGAAGCAAGTTCTCCTTCTTCTGTTACCAGCTGAATACCCTTGGCCTGTCAGAAAGGTCCCATGACAACCCCCTGCGGAATGTCTGCTGGCACACAGAAGATCTCTCTCTGTATGGTGACATCAAAGACGGAAAGGTCAGAGACTTCAACAATGAGGTCTTGAAAATGATGGTAGCTTTTCTCATGAAACGTACAGTATCACCGTGA